One Defluviimonas aquaemixtae DNA window includes the following coding sequences:
- a CDS encoding CpsD/CapB family tyrosine-protein kinase yields the protein MEKLEAALAKAREMRKSALGPPDGTGDRVAMPRGAEPVIVWAALPEIALSPGKARSSRITALSGGKDATPYDMLRSRTIRIMKDKGWSRLAITSPGAACGKTTIALNLALSLSRQKDLKVMLIDLDLRRPGLHRQLGQTPTHSFHDVLDGDVAFEQAAMRIGDNLIIAMNKAASRHPAELLQSTATRTVLDEIERRWQPDIMLFDMSPMLASDDNVGFLGNVDCALLVAAAESTTLPNIDVCEKELAQLTNVLGLVLNKCRYADESVGYTYSSYA from the coding sequence ATGGAGAAACTCGAAGCGGCATTGGCCAAGGCGCGCGAGATGCGCAAGTCGGCGCTCGGCCCACCGGACGGCACGGGCGATCGGGTCGCGATGCCCCGCGGCGCCGAGCCGGTTATCGTCTGGGCTGCGCTGCCCGAGATCGCGCTGTCGCCCGGCAAGGCACGCAGCAGCCGAATCACGGCGCTTTCGGGCGGCAAGGATGCGACGCCCTACGACATGCTTCGGTCGCGCACGATCCGGATCATGAAGGACAAGGGCTGGAGCCGGCTCGCCATTACATCGCCCGGCGCGGCTTGCGGCAAGACGACGATCGCGCTCAATCTGGCACTGAGCCTGTCGCGCCAGAAAGACCTGAAGGTCATGCTGATCGACCTCGATCTGCGCCGCCCGGGGCTTCATCGGCAGCTTGGCCAGACGCCGACGCATTCTTTTCATGACGTGCTCGACGGCGATGTGGCCTTCGAGCAGGCGGCGATGCGGATCGGCGACAATCTGATCATCGCGATGAACAAGGCCGCGAGCCGGCATCCGGCGGAGCTTTTGCAAAGTACAGCGACGCGTACCGTTCTTGATGAGATCGAGCGGCGCTGGCAGCCGGACATCATGCTGTTCGACATGTCGCCTATGCTGGCCAGCGACGACAATGTCGGCTTCCTCGGCAACGTCGACTGCGCGCTGCTTGTCGCGGCCGCCGAAAGCACGACGCTGCCGAATATCGACGTCTGCGAGAAAGAGCTTGCGCAACTGACCAACGTGCTGGGCCTGGTGCTGAACAAGTGCCGCTACGCCGATGAATCAGTCGGCTACACCTACAGTTCTTACGCCTGA
- a CDS encoding VPLPA-CTERM sorting domain-containing protein, translating to MLGMRWCAGAIAGLFMAVGASAANAYVIDFTSASTGTSGSLFQGAITWTMTASGTLNNSQAFDGNSVPSTGLAYETDGYGVGLRDDEITTRPMSQEWITVTFSAPVLIDAVYFLDLFVSPDGSSREVGQASVNGGNPNIWLTATDIAGTGAAGSVAANFAPIWATTITFTVLSTNDSFGYADGALAGIGIAAVPVPAAGLMLLGGLGGLAALRRRRRATT from the coding sequence ATGCTTGGTATGAGATGGTGCGCCGGCGCTATTGCCGGTCTGTTCATGGCCGTCGGCGCGTCCGCGGCGAACGCTTATGTAATCGACTTCACAAGTGCCTCCACCGGCACGTCCGGCTCGCTCTTCCAAGGCGCGATCACCTGGACGATGACGGCGAGCGGCACCCTGAACAACTCGCAGGCATTCGACGGGAACTCCGTGCCATCAACGGGCCTCGCCTACGAAACAGACGGCTACGGCGTAGGTCTCCGCGATGATGAGATCACGACCCGGCCGATGTCGCAGGAATGGATCACGGTGACGTTCAGCGCCCCAGTGCTGATCGACGCGGTCTACTTCCTCGACCTCTTCGTGTCACCGGACGGATCGTCAAGAGAGGTCGGCCAGGCCTCGGTGAATGGCGGCAACCCGAACATCTGGCTCACGGCGACGGACATCGCCGGCACGGGCGCGGCCGGCAGCGTGGCGGCGAACTTCGCACCGATCTGGGCGACAACGATCACGTTCACGGTGCTCAGCACGAACGACAGCTTCGGCTACGCCGACGGCGCACTTGCCGGTATCGGCATCGCGGCGGTCCCGGTACCGGCCGCAGGGCTGATGCTGCTGGGCGGGCTTGGCGGCCTTGCCGCGCTTCGTCGCCGGCGCCGCGCGACAACCTGA